Proteins from one Streptomyces sp. NBC_00390 genomic window:
- a CDS encoding DUF2771 domain-containing protein, giving the protein MTVAFFSGKRRRAAAALGAVSAGLLVLSACDKPTPLVTVTVGTESVHSEAACYNDGKAIKESLLQGCLSKKPAKTVKVGFDDRVRIGVDPEIAKNGWTLLFNGQPVEQEPYGKSYRTIPGNAFFSSATGETTSKTQVSIMETSGKKVTGIWHFQFEKAS; this is encoded by the coding sequence ATGACCGTTGCGTTCTTCTCCGGCAAGCGCCGCCGGGCCGCCGCCGCTCTCGGCGCCGTGTCCGCCGGGCTTCTCGTCCTCTCCGCCTGCGACAAGCCGACCCCGCTCGTCACCGTGACGGTCGGCACCGAGTCGGTGCACTCCGAGGCGGCCTGCTACAACGATGGCAAGGCCATCAAGGAGTCCCTGCTCCAGGGCTGCCTGAGCAAGAAGCCGGCGAAGACCGTCAAGGTGGGCTTCGACGACCGGGTCCGCATCGGCGTCGACCCGGAGATCGCGAAGAACGGCTGGACGCTGCTGTTCAACGGCCAGCCCGTCGAGCAGGAGCCGTACGGGAAGTCGTACCGGACCATCCCGGGCAACGCCTTCTTCTCCTCGGCGACCGGCGAGACCACCAGCAAGACCCAGGTCAGCATCATGGAGACCAGCGGCAAGAAGGTCACCGGCATCTGGCACTTCCAGTTCGAGAAGGCCTCCTGA
- a CDS encoding MFS transporter: protein MAAARSSDTSGPLRRVGRTVGRALHLPFTGTARGIRKATHAHGAGESGLGKLIELHAVNGAGDVMITVALASTVFFSVPTDEARGRVALYLAVTMAPFVLLAPVIGPLLDRIPHGRRAAMAGAMFARVVLALAMSTAVATGGIQLYPAALGVLVSSKAYGVVRSAVVPRLLPPRFPLVKANSRVTLAGLVATGIAAPIGIGLQNIGPQWPLYGACALFLLGTYWALRLPHKVDSAKGERKAHMLTHGEQKPSLRTVGPSVLHGLQANAAHRALSGFLIFFLAFLLREHPLSGQSAAVSLAMVGVAAGTGNALGTAVGAWLRGRPPEVIIATMITLVLAAAICAAVFFSTAMIAVLAATAGLTQALSKLSLDALIQRDVPEQVRTSAFARSETLLQMSWVAGGAIGIVLPLNGVLGMSVAACIVGAGALAAIRGLLDASRRGHARARVA from the coding sequence GTGGCAGCCGCGAGGTCGTCCGACACATCCGGGCCGCTCCGCAGAGTGGGCCGGACGGTCGGGCGTGCCCTCCATCTGCCGTTCACGGGCACGGCGCGCGGTATCCGGAAAGCGACGCATGCGCACGGGGCGGGCGAGTCCGGTCTCGGCAAACTGATCGAACTCCATGCCGTGAACGGCGCCGGCGACGTCATGATCACCGTGGCGCTGGCGTCCACGGTCTTCTTCTCCGTACCGACGGACGAGGCACGCGGCCGGGTCGCGCTCTATCTGGCCGTCACGATGGCCCCCTTCGTCCTGCTGGCCCCGGTCATCGGCCCGCTGCTCGACCGCATCCCGCACGGGCGGCGCGCGGCGATGGCAGGCGCGATGTTCGCACGTGTGGTGCTCGCGCTCGCGATGTCCACGGCGGTCGCCACGGGCGGAATCCAGCTGTATCCGGCGGCGCTGGGTGTCCTCGTGTCCTCGAAGGCGTACGGAGTCGTACGCAGCGCGGTCGTGCCGCGCCTGCTGCCACCGCGCTTCCCACTGGTGAAGGCGAACTCCCGGGTCACGCTGGCCGGTCTGGTGGCGACGGGGATCGCGGCGCCGATCGGGATCGGGCTGCAGAACATCGGGCCCCAGTGGCCGCTGTACGGGGCGTGCGCGCTGTTCCTGCTCGGTACGTACTGGGCCCTGCGACTGCCGCACAAGGTGGACTCCGCGAAGGGCGAGCGCAAGGCGCACATGCTCACCCACGGCGAGCAGAAACCGAGCCTGCGGACGGTGGGGCCGTCCGTGCTGCACGGCCTCCAGGCCAATGCGGCGCACCGGGCGCTGTCCGGGTTCCTGATCTTCTTCCTGGCCTTCCTGCTGCGCGAGCATCCGCTGTCGGGCCAGAGCGCGGCGGTCTCCCTGGCGATGGTCGGCGTCGCGGCGGGAACGGGCAACGCGCTCGGCACGGCGGTGGGGGCGTGGCTGAGGGGACGCCCACCGGAAGTGATCATCGCCACGATGATCACGCTGGTACTGGCGGCGGCGATCTGCGCGGCGGTGTTCTTCAGCACGGCGATGATCGCGGTCCTGGCCGCGACGGCGGGCCTGACCCAGGCCCTGTCGAAGCTGTCGCTGGACGCGCTGATCCAGCGGGACGTCCCGGAACAGGTGCGTACGTCGGCGTTCGCCCGCTCCGAGACGCTGCTGCAGATGTCATGGGTGGCCGGCGGCGCGATCGGCATCGTGCTGCCGCTGAACGGCGTGCTGGGCATGTCGGTGGCGGCGTGCATCGTGGGCGCGGGCGCGCTGGCGGCGATCCGGGGTCTGCTGGACGCGTCCCGCCGGGGGCATGCGCGGGCTCGGGTGGCGTAG
- a CDS encoding sacsin N-terminal ATP-binding-like domain-containing protein, with protein sequence MSVRTTEWADPFGTVRLRRGVLDAWGASPARFREDANAEEDLALGGYRDRLVVELAQNAADAAARAGVPGRLRLTLHPATGTDRAVLAAANTGAPLDAAGVESLSTLRASAKREGHESSVGRFGVGFAAVLAVSDEPAVVGRHGGVRWSLAEARELAGEAAKGSPGLGDELRRRDGHVPLLRLPLPAEGTAPEGYDTVVVLPLRDGAAVDLVERLLAGIDDALLLTLSGLSEIVIETPDGVRELRRFAEDAYVRIQDSVHGGRRWRVVSHGGATEPALLAGRPVEERLRPHWSVTWAVPVDDEGAPARPRTAPVVHAPTPTDEPLGVPALLIASLPLDTTRRHPAPGPLTDFLVQRAADAYAELLGDWRPVSVGTIDLVPGPLGKGELDGALRAAILERLPRTAFLEPAVPRDVPVEDTGLPGREISVGLRPIEAEVLEGGGSETVRVLAEVLPSLLPAGLERRVELRTLGVARVPLTEAIDRLAGLEREPGWWHRLYDSLAGVDPDRLSGLPVPLAGGPSQAGGPGGRRTTIGPRQTLLPLADTPAQLARLGLKVVHPDAAHPLLEKLGALPATPRAVLTTVQVRAAVAASLDDGDVWDEEALDAEELAETVLALVRDAGLEPGEEPWLGALALPDEDGELAPAGELVLPGSPFAAVMREGELALCDAELAERWGEQPLAACGVLANFALVRTTDVVLDPDELEPREGDFAEPDDAGLLDAVDVWCEDVLDRLPDTPVPPVATEIVAVRDLDLVDDDCWPQALALLAQPPLRDALTQSVRILLPDGTTETVRPYTAWWLRDHPVLDGRRPAGLRAAGADALLEGLYESADTTGFEDSQVLRALGVRTSVAALLDEPGGGAELLSRLADPDRPVRAAQLHALYSALADLDPEQVTLPDELRAVVDGEVRVVDAADAVVADAPDLLPLAEGLPLLPVTPTRAGDLADLFQVRRLSETVDAEITTPGEEHEVPESVHILLGPTTPATYMEHEELVVAGVELDWRRTPDGVLHASTVEGVAAALAWSTAQWPRRFEVAALLEDPSRTDELARDRWFD encoded by the coding sequence GTGAGCGTCAGGACGACGGAGTGGGCCGACCCGTTCGGGACGGTGCGGCTGCGGCGCGGGGTGCTCGACGCATGGGGCGCCAGCCCCGCCCGCTTCCGCGAGGACGCCAACGCCGAGGAGGACCTCGCGCTCGGCGGGTACCGCGACCGTCTGGTCGTCGAGCTCGCCCAGAACGCCGCGGACGCCGCCGCGCGCGCCGGTGTGCCGGGGCGGCTCCGGCTGACCCTGCATCCGGCCACCGGTACGGACCGCGCCGTGCTCGCCGCCGCCAACACCGGCGCCCCGCTGGACGCCGCGGGCGTCGAATCGCTCAGCACCCTGCGCGCCTCCGCCAAGCGCGAGGGGCACGAGAGCTCCGTCGGCCGGTTCGGTGTCGGCTTCGCCGCCGTGCTGGCGGTCAGCGACGAGCCCGCGGTCGTGGGCCGGCACGGCGGCGTGCGCTGGTCCCTGGCCGAGGCCAGGGAGCTGGCCGGCGAGGCGGCCAAGGGCAGCCCGGGCCTCGGCGACGAGCTGCGCCGCCGCGACGGTCACGTACCGCTGCTGCGGCTGCCGCTGCCCGCCGAGGGCACCGCGCCCGAGGGATACGACACGGTCGTCGTGCTGCCGCTCAGGGACGGGGCCGCGGTCGACCTGGTGGAGCGGCTGCTCGCCGGGATCGACGACGCGCTGCTGCTCACCCTCTCGGGGCTGTCCGAGATCGTGATCGAAACCCCGGACGGCGTACGAGAGTTGCGGCGCTTCGCCGAGGACGCGTACGTCCGCATCCAGGACAGCGTGCACGGCGGACGCCGCTGGCGGGTCGTCAGCCACGGCGGCGCGACCGAGCCCGCGCTGCTCGCCGGCCGGCCCGTCGAGGAACGGCTCCGGCCGCACTGGTCGGTCACCTGGGCGGTGCCCGTCGACGACGAGGGTGCGCCGGCCCGGCCGCGTACCGCACCTGTCGTGCATGCGCCGACTCCTACCGACGAACCCCTCGGCGTGCCCGCGCTGCTGATCGCCTCGCTGCCGCTGGACACGACGCGCCGCCATCCGGCGCCCGGCCCGCTCACCGACTTCCTGGTGCAGCGCGCGGCCGACGCGTACGCCGAACTCCTCGGCGACTGGCGGCCGGTGAGCGTCGGCACCATCGACCTGGTGCCCGGGCCGCTCGGCAAGGGCGAGCTGGACGGTGCGCTGCGGGCGGCGATCCTGGAGCGGCTGCCGCGCACCGCGTTCCTGGAGCCCGCCGTGCCGCGCGATGTGCCGGTGGAGGACACCGGTCTGCCGGGCCGGGAGATCTCCGTGGGCCTGCGGCCGATCGAGGCGGAGGTCCTGGAGGGCGGGGGCTCGGAGACCGTACGAGTCCTGGCCGAGGTGCTGCCGAGCCTGCTGCCCGCGGGACTCGAGCGCCGGGTGGAGCTGCGCACGCTGGGTGTCGCGCGGGTGCCGCTGACCGAGGCGATCGACCGGCTCGCCGGGCTCGAGCGGGAACCGGGCTGGTGGCACCGGCTGTACGACAGCCTGGCGGGCGTCGACCCGGACCGGCTGTCCGGTCTGCCCGTGCCGCTGGCTGGGGGTCCCTCCCAGGCCGGAGGCCCTGGGGGACGCCGCACCACGATCGGTCCGCGCCAGACCCTGCTGCCGCTGGCGGACACCCCGGCCCAGCTGGCCCGCCTCGGCCTGAAGGTCGTGCACCCCGATGCCGCGCACCCGCTCCTGGAGAAGCTGGGCGCGCTGCCCGCGACGCCGCGGGCCGTGCTGACGACCGTGCAGGTGCGGGCGGCCGTCGCGGCATCGCTGGACGACGGTGATGTCTGGGACGAGGAGGCGCTCGACGCGGAGGAGCTCGCCGAGACGGTGCTCGCGCTGGTCCGGGACGCGGGTCTGGAGCCCGGTGAGGAGCCGTGGCTGGGCGCGCTGGCGCTGCCCGACGAGGACGGCGAACTGGCCCCCGCCGGTGAACTGGTGCTGCCCGGCAGCCCGTTCGCCGCGGTGATGCGTGAGGGCGAACTGGCGCTGTGCGACGCGGAGCTCGCCGAGCGGTGGGGCGAGCAGCCGCTGGCGGCCTGCGGGGTGCTGGCCAACTTCGCGCTGGTGAGGACCACCGATGTGGTGCTCGACCCCGATGAACTGGAGCCCCGCGAAGGGGACTTCGCCGAGCCCGACGACGCCGGGCTGCTGGACGCGGTCGACGTCTGGTGCGAGGACGTGCTCGACCGGCTGCCGGACACGCCCGTGCCGCCCGTCGCCACGGAGATCGTCGCCGTGCGCGACCTGGACCTGGTGGACGACGACTGCTGGCCGCAGGCGCTGGCGCTGCTGGCGCAGCCGCCGCTGCGGGACGCGCTGACCCAGTCCGTACGCATCCTGCTGCCGGACGGCACGACGGAGACGGTGCGGCCCTACACGGCGTGGTGGCTGCGCGACCATCCGGTGCTGGACGGGCGCCGGCCGGCGGGCCTGCGGGCGGCGGGCGCGGATGCGCTGCTGGAGGGCCTGTACGAGTCGGCCGACACCACGGGCTTCGAGGACTCCCAGGTGCTGCGCGCGCTGGGGGTGCGTACCTCGGTCGCCGCGCTGCTCGACGAGCCGGGCGGCGGCGCGGAACTCCTGTCCCGCCTGGCCGATCCCGACCGTCCCGTCCGTGCGGCCCAACTGCACGCCCTGTACTCGGCGCTGGCGGACCTCGACCCGGAGCAGGTCACGCTCCCCGACGAGCTGCGTGCGGTCGTCGACGGCGAGGTCCGGGTCGTGGACGCGGCGGACGCGGTCGTGGCGGACGCCCCCGACCTGCTGCCGCTGGCGGAGGGACTCCCGCTCCTCCCGGTCACACCCACGCGCGCCGGGGACCTGGCGGACCTGTTCCAGGTACGCCGCCTGAGCGAGACGGTCGACGCGGAGATCACGACACCGGGCGAGGAGCACGAGGTCCCCGAGTCGGTGCACATCCTGCTCGGCCCGACGACCCCGGCGACGTACATGGAGCACGAGGAACTGGTCGTCGCCGGCGTCGAACTGGACTGGCGGCGCACGCCGGACGGAGTGCTCCACGCCTCCACCGTGGAGGGCGTGGCCGCGGCCCTTGCCTGGTCGACGGCCCAGTGGCCGCGCCGATTCGAGGTGGCGGCGCTGCTGGAGGACCCGTCCCGCACGGACGAGCTGGCGCGCGACCGCTGGTTCGACTGA
- a CDS encoding 1,4-dihydroxy-6-naphthoate synthase: MTAAPLKIAYSPCPNDTFVFDAWAHGRIPGAPALDVTFADIDITNGMAERGEFDVLKVSYAVLPWVLDEYALLPCGGALGRGCGPLVLGREPDADLRGKTVAVPSERSTAYLLFRLWTADAVPGGVGEVVVMPFHEIMPAVRDGKVDAGLVIHEARFTYQQYGLHSLADMGEHWETTTGLPIPLGAIIAKRSLGADTLRLLATSARTSVKMAWDDPDVSLPYVLEHAREMNPSVANQHIGLYVNEFTHDLGDAGYAAVRGLLTRAAAEGLVPPLGRDALSFV; encoded by the coding sequence GTGACCGCCGCGCCCCTGAAGATCGCGTACTCGCCCTGCCCGAACGACACCTTCGTCTTCGACGCCTGGGCGCACGGCCGCATCCCCGGCGCGCCCGCGCTGGATGTGACGTTCGCGGACATCGACATCACCAACGGAATGGCCGAGCGCGGCGAGTTCGATGTACTGAAGGTCTCGTACGCCGTCCTGCCGTGGGTCCTCGACGAGTACGCGCTGCTGCCCTGCGGCGGCGCGCTGGGCCGGGGCTGCGGCCCGCTGGTGCTCGGCCGGGAGCCGGATGCGGACCTGCGGGGCAAGACGGTCGCGGTGCCGAGCGAGCGCTCGACCGCGTATCTGCTGTTCCGGCTGTGGACCGCGGACGCCGTCCCGGGCGGCGTCGGCGAGGTCGTCGTGATGCCGTTCCACGAGATCATGCCGGCGGTGCGCGACGGCAAGGTCGACGCCGGACTCGTCATCCACGAGGCGCGCTTCACCTACCAGCAGTACGGGCTGCACTCCCTCGCCGACATGGGCGAGCACTGGGAGACGACGACCGGGCTGCCCATCCCGCTGGGCGCGATCATCGCCAAGCGCTCGCTGGGCGCGGACACACTGCGCCTGCTCGCCACCTCGGCGCGCACGTCGGTCAAGATGGCCTGGGACGACCCGGACGTCTCCCTCCCGTACGTCCTCGAGCACGCGCGGGAGATGAACCCGTCGGTGGCGAACCAGCACATCGGCCTGTACGTCAACGAATTCACCCATGACCTGGGTGACGCCGGCTACGCGGCCGTACGCGGCCTGCTCACGCGCGCCGCGGCCGAGGGGCTCGTACCGCCCCTCGGCCGTGATGCGCTGTCGTTCGTCTGA
- a CDS encoding cold-shock protein, translating into MPTGKVKWFNSEKGFGFLSRDDGGDVFVHSSVLPSGVDALKPGQRVEFGVVAGQRGDQALSVTLLDPTPSVAAAQRRKPDELASIVQDLTTLLENITPMLERGRYPDKVQGAKIAGLLRAVADQLDV; encoded by the coding sequence GTGCCTACCGGCAAGGTCAAGTGGTTCAACAGCGAGAAGGGCTTCGGCTTTCTCTCCCGCGACGACGGCGGCGACGTTTTCGTTCACTCGTCGGTGCTCCCCTCCGGTGTCGATGCCCTGAAGCCGGGCCAGCGCGTCGAGTTCGGGGTCGTGGCGGGCCAGCGGGGTGACCAGGCGCTCTCGGTGACACTTCTCGACCCGACGCCGTCGGTGGCGGCGGCGCAGCGGCGCAAGCCGGACGAGCTGGCGTCGATCGTGCAGGACCTCACGACGCTGCTGGAGAACATCACCCCGATGCTGGAGCGCGGCCGCTACCCCGACAAGGTGCAGGGCGCGAAGATCGCGGGCCTGCTTCGGGCGGTGGCGGACCAGCTGGACGTGTGA
- a CDS encoding futalosine hydrolase codes for MRVLVVTAVTAEADAVATAFTGAAGATHRVPLPGGYALTRIEHAPGQLVDVLVAGVGPAAAAAGTAAALTAAALGPVPATAPTSHMSPGSRTQGFPAPYDLVVSTGIGGGFAAHAPLGSLVVSDAIVAADLGAQTPDGYLPVDELGFGRSVHHPPAELSARLAKTLDAVYAPVLTVSTVTGNAARAAELTARHPHAAAEAMEGFGVAEAATAHGVPVVEIRAVSNAVGPRDRAAWRIGEALDALRSAFQQLAPVLEESP; via the coding sequence GTGCGCGTACTCGTCGTGACCGCGGTGACGGCGGAGGCCGACGCCGTCGCCACCGCCTTCACCGGCGCGGCCGGCGCCACGCACCGGGTTCCGCTGCCCGGCGGGTACGCGCTGACGCGTATCGAGCACGCCCCGGGACAGCTCGTCGACGTCCTCGTCGCCGGGGTCGGACCGGCCGCCGCCGCGGCGGGTACCGCGGCCGCCCTGACGGCTGCGGCCCTGGGGCCGGTCCCGGCCACCGCGCCCACGTCACACATGTCACCCGGGTCGCGGACGCAGGGCTTCCCGGCGCCGTACGACCTCGTCGTCTCCACCGGGATCGGCGGCGGCTTCGCCGCCCACGCCCCGCTCGGCTCCCTCGTCGTCTCCGACGCGATCGTCGCCGCCGACCTGGGCGCCCAGACCCCCGACGGCTATCTGCCCGTCGACGAACTCGGCTTCGGCCGCAGCGTGCACCACCCGCCCGCCGAGCTCTCCGCACGCCTCGCCAAGACCCTGGACGCCGTGTACGCGCCCGTCCTCACCGTCTCCACCGTCACCGGAAACGCCGCCCGCGCCGCCGAGCTGACTGCCCGCCACCCGCACGCCGCCGCCGAGGCGATGGAGGGTTTCGGCGTCGCCGAGGCCGCCACGGCCCACGGCGTACCCGTCGTCGAGATCCGCGCCGTCTCCAATGCCGTCGGCCCGCGCGACCGTGCCGCCTGGCGCATCGGGGAGGCGCTGGACGCGCTGCGCTCCGCCTTCCAGCAGCTCGCCCCCGTCCTCGAGGAGTCGCCGTGA
- a CDS encoding DUF3027 domain-containing protein gives MSAATTRSRTPDRLCAEAVDLAREAAEEAAAPGKVGEHVSLVSEGDRVVTHFFECHEPGYRGWRWAVTVARASRAKNVTLDETVLLPGPDALMAPEWVPWSERLRPGDMGPGDLLPTEAEDLRLEPGYTGEDEPPPNSVLAEHPPSHDLAERVEAEDAELTDRRPAIEATTGNGRAAIAALAEELGMRRARVLSRYGLHTAADRWEEGFGAKTPMAQAAPASCVTCAFLVPMAGSLKQAFGVCANEFSPADGRVVSLAYGCGGHSEAAVMPKPPTPPPPVLDTMAADEFPLRPARDGGSVSPEADAASEDLGHS, from the coding sequence GTGAGTGCTGCGACGACGCGAAGCCGTACCCCCGACCGTCTGTGCGCCGAGGCGGTAGATCTTGCCCGGGAGGCGGCCGAGGAGGCCGCGGCCCCCGGCAAGGTCGGTGAGCATGTGTCCCTGGTCTCCGAGGGCGACCGGGTGGTCACACACTTCTTCGAGTGCCACGAGCCCGGCTACCGGGGCTGGCGCTGGGCGGTGACCGTCGCACGTGCCTCCCGCGCCAAGAACGTCACCTTGGACGAGACCGTCCTGCTGCCCGGCCCCGACGCCCTCATGGCCCCCGAGTGGGTGCCGTGGAGCGAGCGGCTGCGACCGGGCGACATGGGCCCCGGCGATCTGCTGCCCACCGAGGCCGAGGACCTGCGCCTCGAGCCCGGCTACACCGGCGAGGACGAGCCCCCGCCGAATTCGGTCCTTGCCGAGCACCCCCCGTCGCACGATCTGGCGGAGCGGGTCGAGGCCGAGGACGCCGAGCTCACCGACCGCAGGCCCGCGATCGAGGCCACCACGGGCAACGGCCGCGCGGCGATCGCGGCGCTCGCCGAGGAGCTCGGCATGCGCCGGGCCCGTGTGCTGTCCCGGTACGGGCTGCACACGGCGGCCGACCGCTGGGAGGAAGGCTTCGGCGCCAAGACCCCGATGGCGCAGGCCGCCCCCGCATCCTGTGTGACCTGTGCCTTCCTGGTCCCGATGGCGGGTTCGCTGAAGCAGGCCTTCGGTGTGTGCGCGAACGAGTTCTCGCCCGCGGACGGCCGGGTCGTCTCCCTGGCGTACGGCTGCGGCGGGCATTCCGAAGCGGCCGTGATGCCCAAGCCGCCGACGCCCCCGCCCCCGGTGCTCGACACGATGGCGGCCGACGAGTTCCCGCTGCGGCCCGCCCGTGACGGCGGATCCGTCTCGCCCGAGGCCGACGCCGCATCGGAGGATCTCGGCCACTCGTAG